TCGGGCGCGAGATTGTGGACGAGTACGACGAGTCCGTGAACCTGCAGGAAACGGCCCGCCGCCGCAGCAAGGCCCTCGCGTTCATCCGCAAGAAGCGCCCCAAGAAGTAACTTGTGTTGCATTGTCATCCCCGCGCAGGCGGGCGGACAGCACTTAGCACTTTAGTGCTTAGTGCGCATGGCCACCAAGGTGGGGATCTTTCCTTCAAAATGACTATATAATTATATCAATTCATATAATTGATAGAGTCTAAAACCCGTATTTTTAGGACTTTTCTAGAAAAATATGATTTTTTACCCTTGTCGGCCTTGCCGAAACCATCTATATTTGTATCGCTTTTTCCGGGGCACCCCTGCCCAGGAATTCCATTAACTAGAGGATTTACATGAAGACCATTACGGTAAACCCGAAGTCCGTTACCCGCAAGTGGAAGCTTGTGGACGCTGCGGAAAAACCCCTGGGACGCGTTGCAAGCGAAGTTGCTCGTCTCCTCATGGGCAAGCACAAGGCCATCTACTCCCCGAACGTCGACACTGGCGATTTCGTCGTTGTCATCAACGCCGCCAAGGTTGCCGTTACCGGTAACAAGAACCTGCAGAAGGAATACTTCCGTCACACCGGTCACATCGCCGGCGAACGCTGGATCAACTTTGCCGACCTCATGGCGAAGGACCCGACCGCCCCGCTGACCGCTGCTATCTGGGGTATGCTCCCTCACAGCGCTCTTGGCCACAAGATGGTTAAGAAACTCAAAATCTATGCCGGCGCCGAACATCCGCACGCTGCGCAGAACCCCGAAGTCGTTGACTTCTAATCTTTAGAACGGAGGATACCTCTATCGCTACCGCAAAGAACAAGAAGATCTACCGTGGCACGGGCCGCCGCAAGAACGCCATCGCCGCTGTGATCCTGAAGCCGGGTACCGGCAAGCGCACTATCAATGGTCGTGATTTCAAGGATTACTTCCATTCCGAAGTGCAGAACATGATCGCCAACCTTCCGTTCGCCATCCTCGGCAACGCGGAAGAATGGGACGTCGAAGTCACCGCTCGTGGCGGTGGAATCGCCGGCCAGATGGGTGCTGTCCGCCTGGGCATTGCCCGCGCTCTCGTGGCCAACGACGCCGAAGTCAAGCCCGCCCTCAAGAAGGAAGGCCTCATGACTCGTGACGCCCGTGCCGTTGAACGTAAGAAGTTCGGCCGCAAGAAGGCCCGTAAGCACTTCCAGTTCAGCAAGCGCTAATCTGCGAATCGCTTTACAAGAAAAGCTCCGACATCGTCGGGGCTTTTCTTTTTTATGCACACCGCAGGTGTGCCCTCCCTAGTCTCGTATTGCGCATTTAAATTATCTTTTATATATTATTGTTAGGATGAGAAAAAAGGCTTTATTATTACTTGCTGCGGTTGTCCTGGCCTCGTGCAGTTGGCCGGACAGTTCCGTTTATTACACATTTGACGAAAAGTCGGGCGAGGTCATGCTTACTGACCTGTACGGCCTCGTGTTTAAGCCCGTGTGCAGCGTGGACGGCAAGGAAAAGAAGTGCGGTGCCGTATTCCGCGAATTCATGGAAGAATCTATGGTATTTACGTCCCACATGGAATACAGTACCACCGAAATAGTCATTCCGGGCTTTAAGGACGCTTCGATACTTTCTCTCCAGGTGAAAGACGACAATTCCGGCGACGTGCGGCCCTTGCTTTCGTACAAGCAGAGCGACATCCCGTACATGAAGGGGAGTACATACGTGCCCTCGGTCATGGAACTGCATGCGACATCGGCGCCTACGGAATATACGCTGTCGGGCTACTACGATGGCGACGAATGGGTCAATCGCGACACGACGGTTTCCGTCGGGGACACGCTGTTTGCAAATGAGGATGGCCTGCTCAGGTTTACGGTGCAGGACAAGGCGGGGAACAGGGCCTCGCTAGAGGTAGATCTTGGTAATGTTCTTAAGAAGAATGATGCGAGTACAATCAAGTCTCAGCGAGTGAGTGGGTATGATTGGGAAACCCGCAAGGATACTTCCTATACCTATTATTATTGGGTGGCCGATGCTGGCACCGTTTCGTTCACGCCTATTGAAACCAATTTCGAACCGCTGAAGTCCTCGCCGACATCTACGGTGCCGTTCCTTCATTTGCTGTTTGCGGAAAACATGTCCTACACATCCGGTGATTCGAATCTGGTGGATGGCGGGTTCAATAAAAGTGCCCTTTGGATTACGGTGGTGAATTATGCAAAATAGGTTTACCGCTGTAATATTTGCCTTGCTGCTTGCTATCTGTTCTTTTGCGGATGACGGAGCCTTTAGCAAGTTTAGCATGGGTGTCTCGCTAGGCTATGGCCCGTCGTACCTGAAGGGTGCCGAAAAGTATTATGATGAAGAAAAGACGATGGGGTTCAGCATGCTGTTTGAGATGGCGTACCCAATTGCCGACAACATGTCGCTGCGCGCGTCCATAGGCTTTGATGGAATCTTTGGGCTGGTTTCCGAGTATGAGTACGTCCATCGAAGTGTCAGGGATTCGATAGAATCGAATGTTTTTGAGATTGCCTTGCTCTGGAATGTATTCTTGAATGAATCGTTCTTTGTGAATGTTGGCCCGTCGTTTAGGTTCCCATGGATCGAGGAAGTTGTCGAAATTGAGGGCGAAGAGATTTTTTCTGGCAAGGCCGACTACTGCAACGACTTCTGGCTAGATGCCATGCTTGGTGTCGGCTTTAAATTTAGCAGTATCGAGATAGGTCTCCGGAGCGGCTACGAATTCTTGGGGTTCTATAAGGAAACAAAAAAGTATAAAGAGGTCGATATTCACGAACTCCGGTTCCGCCTCTATCTGGTGTACTGGTTCGGGCAGTAAAACAACTAGAAATTGTCGTCGCGGTCGAACATGTGCGTGACGAACTCGGTCACGAGAGTCACGTAAGCGTCGTCGCTGAAGATGGGCTTCTGCATTAAATCGATTGCTTCTTGAGAAAGCGAACCCGTCTTGGCGAGTTCCTCGCCGCCCTTCCTGTACTTTTCGCGGAGCATGTTGAGGCGGCGCGGGCCACCGCGGTGGTCGAGTGCGCGCATCTGCGGGCAGGCGATGAGCGTGTATCCCTCGTGCCCGAGGATGATGTCGAATTGCTTGCGGATGGGTTCGTACACCACGTCGATGTCCATCCAGGCGCAGCTCGAAAGCAGGATGATTTTCTGGCCTTCTTTCTGGAACTGGAGCCCGTGCAGGTGCGAGTTGAGTGCGTTCGCGCCATCCTTGAGCTTCTGGCCCATGTAGGGGTGGACCATGCCCACGATGCGGTCCATCAGGACCTTCATCTGCCCGGGGATGCCGAACAGGAACAGCGGGAAGCTCCAGATGACGATATCCGAGTTGATGAGCTTCTCGCGCACCATCGGGATGTCGTCGTCCTTGATGAAACAGCTTCCGTCGGGGCGGCCCCAGCAGCTGAGGCACCCGCGGCAGGGCTTGATATTCAGGCGGTCGATGAAGAGGTACTCGGTTTCGTAGTCGCCGTTTTCTTCGAGCCCCTGCACGAACGCCTTCGTGGGGATAAGCGTCCCACTGCGTTCGTTCTTCGGGCTTGCGACCATCACGAGTATCTTCTTCTTTTCTGCCATGCGCCCAAATTTAAAAAATTACGCGGCGAGAATTCCGCGGTACTTGGCGATTAGGCCCGCACGCTCGAGGAACTCGAGCACTTGACCTTCCGGTGCGATAAGATGGTGTAACTTCTTCCTGGAGGCTCCGATGCTCACTCTCCCCACGATGTCGCAGGTCATAGCATGGTTCGGCTGGGGGCATATCAGCTACTGCGCGCGTGGTCCCTGGTTCATGCGTGCGGTACAGCATGCGCTCATAGGGGTGGCGCCTACGGTGGTGGGCTTTACGCTTGGCTACTTCCAGGGGGTGTGGGTTTTTATTCTCCCCTTGTTCCTGCTGTTTTTCGGTTTGGGGTATTTGGGCTAGCAAATTGCCGTTTTTACGCAAATTTCGCCATTTTTGTTGTTGTGATTTACCCAACATCTTTTTGCCGCGACCCCAAAAAAGGGGGCCGGGACACCCTCTATTAATATATATTCAAGGGAAACAAAAAAAGGATGTGTATGAAAATCACAAAATTTGCATGGATGTTTGGTCTCGCCGCCGCGGTATCCGCTAGCGCGGCTGTCAGCGCGACTCCCGTTACCGAAGGTGCTACCGAGGGTGCGCAGAAGCTCTACAACTTCCTCGCCATGAACTACGGCGTCAAGACCGTCTCGGGCGTGATGACGGGCGACGTGAGTTCCGCTACCGTCAAGGAACTCCCGGACGTGATTTCGTTCCAGGAACATACGGGCAAGCTCCCGGCCCTCGTGGGGTTCGATTTCCTGTTCGCGACCGGCGTGAAGGCCAGCGATTCCTGGTACCAGAGCTATACGCAGATGGCCCTCGATGCGGCCAAGGACCTGTGGAGCCAGGGCGGCATTCCGGCATTCACCTGGCACTGGAAGGATCCGAGCGACCAGATTGACGCGTTCTACACCAAGTCTGGCAACGACAAGGAATACACCGAATTCGACTTTACCAAGGGCTTCGCAGACCCCGCCTGCACGGCGAACTGCACCTGGAACAAGGAAAGTGAAACCTACAAGCAGCTCGTGAGCGACATCGACGAAATCGCCGACATGTTCCTTGGCCTGCAGGAGGCCGGCGTGGCCGCAATCTTCCGCCCGCTGCACGAAGCGAGCGGCAAGTGGTTCTGGTGGGGCACCAAGGGCGGTGCCGCGTTCCAGGCGCTCTACAACCTCGTCTACGACGAGATGGTCGGCGTGAAGGGCGTTAAAAACCTCGTGTGGGTTTGGAACCCCGAATACACGAGCGACAAGGACTGGAACCCGGGTACTGCGAAGTACGACGTGATTAGCCTCGACATCTACGAAGCGTGGGATTACACCACCAAGTACACCAAGGCCTATGCAGAACTCACCACGAACTACGGCACCGACAAGATTCTCGCCGTGTCCGAGAACGGCTCCATCCCCGACATGTCTGCCATGAAGGCTGGCAACACCGTGTGGTCATGGTGGATGCCCTGGTACCAGACCTGGGACGGCAAGTTCCTCGACCAGACCGTAGAGGCGGTATGGAAGGCGAACATGGAAAGCCCCTGCACTATCGATCTTGAAAGCATGCCGGGCTGGGACAAGTACACCGTTTCTACGACGCCAGTCGCCGCATGCGAGGCGGGCTACAAGCTCGGCGATCTCGACACGGCACGCGTTATCGAGGAAGTTCTCCCGGGCGACATGGCCACCAACGGCTGGCTGCAGGTCAAGCTTGCCGCCGGCAGTGACACCGCCAAGGGCAACATCGTAATTCTCGACAAGAACATTCCGGACCTCTCCACCGCGAAGACGCTCACGATGAAGGTCTACAACACCAATTCCATGTCGGGCATCTGGTTCACGGTCGCATTCCTCACGGGCGCTCCGGACTGGGCTTGGGCACAGCCCGATGGCTGCTGGGTGAACGCGGGGGATTCCACCCTTTGCGAGATTGACCTTACTACAACCGCGAAGGACCAGGTTGTGCTGGAAGGTGCCGACTACACGGCATTCATGGGCAACATCTCGAAGGTCTACCTCGAAGTGTTCGCGGCCGGCTTCAACGGCACCGTGTACTACGACGACGTGACGGTTGATGGATCCATCCTCATCAACAATTTCGACAAGAAGCAGACCATCAAGGTGGAACAGGGCAGCAACCTCACGGCGACGGTTATCCCGCCGGGAACCGACGCTGTCAAGACCGTGGCCGCCTCTGCCGCCAAGTTCGGCATCCAGGGCAACACGATTTCGCTTTCTACCGCGAAGGCGGGTATGGTATCGGTCGACGTGTTCGGCCTGAACGGCAAGCGCGTCGCTACGCTCTACAAGGGCAACCTCGCCGCGGGCAGCTACGCGTTCAGCCTCGAGAACATGCCGAAGGGCAGCTACATCGTGCGCGTGAAGGGCGCGGGTATCGCCGCCACCAAGCCGGTTCTCGTCAAGTAATTTTTAAAAGTTTTTCCAAAGCCCTGCAGGTATCACGCCTGCGGGGCTTTTTTTTGTCTATGGACCGCGGGCTTGGCGTTTCTCGCTCGCCCGGTGTGGACAAATCCGGCGGTTTTTGTCAACACCCCGGGGCGAAAAATGTCCTTTTTGCGCCTGCGATTTATAGTTTTCGGGTAAACGCCTCCGAAGGGGCGTTTCGAGGAGTTATATGAAAAAATTGAGTTTTGCAGCTCTTTGCGGGGCCTTTTTGCTCGGTGGAACCGCTTTTGCGGCTCCGGGCCTCACGGTGAGCGGCACCGACCTGCTCTATAACGGCAAGAAAATCTTCTTTTCGGGCACGAACCTCGCCTGGAGCGATTACAATTCCGACGTGGGAGCTTCCCCGCTGAACGAGAACGCCTGGCGAAAGGCAGTGGAAGGCACGCGCGCCGCGGGCGGTAACGCTATCCGCTGGTGGCTTTTCAACAACATGAGCCAGAGCCCCGAAATCGACCAGACGACGCACCTGGTTTCGGGCCTCAAGGAAAACACCATCAACAACATGAAGAAGGCCCTGGACATCGCCGAGGAATACGGCGTGATGGTCTCAATGTGCCTCTTCAGTCACAACCTGATGGAACCCAACCAGTGGGGACTTTACGACGAAAAGCTCGACATCACCGCGAACACGAACCTGTTCGAAGACGAGGGCACGCAGGCGTTTATCGACAACGCGCTCATTCCGGTGGTGAAGGCGATTGGCAACCACAAGGCGCTCATGACCTGGGAAGTCTTCAACGAACCCGAGGGCATGACAAGCGAATGCAGCGGCTGGACCACCAAGAAGATGGCGCTTTCCAAGATTCAGGCATTTACGAACAAGGTAGCGGCAGCCATCCATACCGAAAACCCGGAACTGCTCGTTTCTACGGGTAGCGTGAACATCCAGTATCAGAAGTACTGGAACGACGCGGCCCTCGTGGCGGCAGGCGGCAAGGCAAACGGCACGCTCGACTTTTTCCAGACGCACTACTATCCGTATTGGCAGAACGATGCGGTGAGCCCGTTCGTGAATACGGCAGCCCAGATGGCGAGCAAGTACGGTTACGATAGCAAGCCGATGATTATCGGCGAATTCCCCGCAAGCGGCTGGAAAGGCGATACCTACACGACGAGCATGGCGGCAAAGACCCAGATTTCGACCGAGGAATGCTACCGCAAGGCGTTTGACGGCGGTTACGCGGGTGCTCTCGCCTGGCAGTACATCGGCGACAAGACCGAATCGAACTTCGGCGGTTACACTTACACGATTGACCCCGCGCTTGACGCCATGAAGGCACTCGCCGCAACGGAAGAGGCGAGCATCAAGATCAAGGATGTAGCAATTAGCCAGGAAGGCGGCGACGGCAAGATGTCGGTGACCTACGGTGGCGATAACGCGCAGATTGAATACCAGAAGACATGGGACCTGAGCAAGGCCAGCACGTTCACGTTCGAGGTAACGAACAAGGGCGCAAGCGATGCCCAACTGCACCTGATTTTCAAACTGACTAGCGCATGGACCTGGACTCCGGTGAACGACGATGCCGGCGCATGCGTTGTGCCCGCGGGCGAATCGACCGTCTGTTCCTTCGATATTTCCAGTTTTGCAGATCGCAACCAGACTCTGAGCGTCGTCATCGCGAACTACGCCGCAGGCTACACCGGCACGCTCCTTTACGATAACTTCAAGGCGGGCGACCAGGTTCTCTGGGACTTCAACGAAGACAAGTACGATGCCTTCAGCCGCGGTTTCGAGAACACCGAAGAGATGATTCCCGAAATCAAGATTGTGTTCGGCGAAAGCTCCGTCGGGATTGAGCCCCGCGCAGCGGCAGTCAAGGCAGGCGCAACCCTCGGTATTGCCGGCAATACGATTTCGCTTGTTACCGCGAAGGCAGGCGACGTGAGTGTGGACGTTTACGGCATGAACGGCAGGCGCATCGCCACCCTATTCCACGGCGCGCTTGCACAGGGCAGCTACGCGTTCAGCCTCGAGAACATGCCCAAGGGAATGTATATCGTGCGCGTGAAGGGCGCGGGCATCACCGCGACGCAACCCGTGCTTGTAAAATAACGATTTCTGACTCCTCGCCCCTGCAGGTTAACGCCTGCGGGGGTTTTTGAGATTGTACGCCACACAACAGGTTTTCTTTCTTTTTTCTTGTAATCGTTCAATCGGGCGTTTTTTAGGGTATATTTAAAGCATAAAATGTATGGAGTGTTTATGGAATTCAGGTCTTTCGCGGCCATAGCCGCATTCTCCGTGGCGGTATCCGCTTTTGCCGCCCCCACAGTCTACGAAGCCGAAGCACAGCCGGGTGTAAATGCTGGCGATGTCTCGGCAGATTCCACCGGAGCGAAGTTCGTGACGAAGTCCTCCGGTACCGAGTTCACCTTCACGGTCAAGGTCGAGGAAACCGCGATGTACGACATCACGACCAAGGTGCTCATCAAGCAGTACGACTGGACGACCTCCAAGATTCTCGTGAACGGTGTCGAGGCGGGCTCGATGCTCACCACCCCGCGCAACTGCGATTCCAGTTACGTGGTGGCGGCATCCGCCAAGATGCGTGCCGGCGAGAACACGATTACCGTAGGGAACGGCGCCATCGGCGTGGACTACATTACCGTGGAACGCCATCCCGACCCCGTTTTCAACATCAGCGCACTGCCCGTAACGCCTAACGCGAGCGAGAGCGCCAAGAAGGTCAAGACATTCCTCCGCGACAACTTCATGAAGAAGACCGTGAGCGGCATGATGATTAGCGACCAGAACTTCAACTACGATTACGGCAACATGAAGCTTTTGAAGGCGGGCGAATGCACTCCGGCGGATTCCTGCAAGTTCAGCGACGAGGAAGTCTCGTGGAAGGGCCAGACCGACATTGCCGAGTTCTACAAGCGCAGCGGGCACTACCCGGCCGTGGGCGGGTTCGACATGCTCTTTGCCGCGGGCGGGCATCACGAGGAAGGCTGGTTCCGGGGCTATACCGAGAACAACCTGGTCATGACCGAGCAGCTGTGGGAACTGGGCGGCATCCCGACCTACACTTGGCACTGGAAAGTCGGGGAAGACACGATTTTCTACACGCAGCAGGAAGGCTACAGGAATGCGGGTTGCACCGAAGGCGTCACGAAGACGGCCGACAACAACACCTGTTTTAACTACACGAAGGCCTTCAAGGATTCCACCTGCAAGGAGATTGACGCGACTTCGCAGGTCTACAAGGACATCGTCGCCGACGTGGACATTGTCTCGGGCTATTTCAAGGAACTTGAGGAAAAGGGAATCGCCGTCGTGTGGCGCCCCCTGCACGAGGCCAGCGGTGGCTGGTTCTGGTGGGGCACGGCTAGCCCCGAGTGCTACGTGCATCTTTACCGCCTCGTGTTCGACCGCATGGTGAATACAAATAAACTCACGAACCTCATCTGGGTATGGAACATCAATACCGACCCGAAGTATGGTTACGACTACAGCGCTCTCAATGCGGAATGGTACCCGGGTGACGAATACGTGGACATTGTCGCGGTCGATATCTACGACCCGCTTCTCAACCACAATTCCGCCGCAAACTACTTCAACAAGATTGTGAGCGACGTCGGCACCAAGAAGCTCATCGCCCTGAGCGAAAACGGCGCCATCCCGGATATTGACAGCATCGCCGAGGACAAGGCCTATTGGAGTTACTGGATGACCTGGAGCCAGACGTGGAGCGGAAACTTCCTTGAAAAGACTCCTGCAGACATGTGGAAAAGGAACCTCGACGATGAACGCATTATCGCGCTCGATGACATGCCCGGCTGGGGCAACGTTGTCGCCGATACCAGCAGCGAGGGTGCCATTGTCGCCCCGACTGCAATACCTGTCGCGAAATATGCGGGCGTTTCGGATAAACTAAATATCCGCTTGAGCGGCAACACGCTCGAGATAGACGTGAGCGGCAATACGACTGCGAGCATTGCGCTGTTCGATATGCTCGGGCACAAGGTCGCAACGCTTGTCCAGGGCAACGTGCCCGCGGGCTCCACGCAGTTCGACCTGCAGGGAATCGCAAGCGGGAACTACGTCGTTCGCGCTAGGATAGGCGGAGCAAATTACGCCCAGAAAATCCGCGTGAAGTAAAGTTTTCTATCTTTGGGGGTATGGACAAGAAGCACCCCCTCTACTTTACTATTCACGGTCATTTTTACCAGCCCCCTCGCGAAAATCCCTGGACGGGCGTCATCGAAAACCAGCCGAGCGCACGCCCAAACCACGACTGGAACGACCGAATCGCGAGCCAGTGCTACAGTCCCAATTCCGCAAGCCGCATTTTGAGCCCGCACGGGCATATCGTAGATATCGTCAACAACTACGAGTACATGAGTTTCAACATGGGCCCAACCCTCATGGGCTGGATCCGCACGAACACGCCGGATACCTACCGCCGCATCCAGGAAGCCGACAAGAAGAGCATCGAGCGTCTCGGGCACGGCAACGCGATTGCGCAGGTCTATAACCACATCATCATGCCGCTTGCAAGCGAGCAGGACAAGCGCACGCAAATCCGCTGGGGTATCGAGGATTTCAAGTTCCATTTCGGCCGCATGCCCGAGGCCATGTGGCTCGCCGAGACCGCCATCAACTTCGAGACGGTGGTGGAACTCATCAAGGCGGGCATCAAGTTCACCATCCTTTCGCCCACGCAGGCCGATAGCTTCCGCAAGTTCGGCGACGAGGAATGGACCGGGTGCAGCAACACCGACATCGATACGACGCGCCCCTACCGCGTGTACCCGCGGGACAAAGACGGCAATCTCGTATGCGACGGATACCTGGACGTATTCTTCTACAACCCGTGGCTTTCTTCTGCCGTAGGGTTTGAACACCTCCTGCGCGATGCCGGCACGTTCGGCAGGCGCATTGCCGACGCCTGGGACGAGAACCGCGAAGACGCGCAACTCGTGAGCATCGGTACCGACGGTGAAAGCTACGGTCACCACGAGCCCTTCGGCGACATGTGCGCCGCCTGGCTCTACAACCGCTACGCACCCGAACACAAGATGGTGCCGGTGAACTACGGCTGGTTCCTCGAGAAGTTCCCGCCGCAGCACGAGGTTATGCTCAAGAACTTCTACGGCGAAGGATGTGCATGGAGCTGCGCCCACGGCGTGGGCCGCTGGTACCGCGATTGC
This genomic interval from Fibrobacter sp. UWR3 contains the following:
- the rplM gene encoding 50S ribosomal protein L13, encoding MKTITVNPKSVTRKWKLVDAAEKPLGRVASEVARLLMGKHKAIYSPNVDTGDFVVVINAAKVAVTGNKNLQKEYFRHTGHIAGERWINFADLMAKDPTAPLTAAIWGMLPHSALGHKMVKKLKIYAGAEHPHAAQNPEVVDF
- the rpsI gene encoding 30S ribosomal protein S9 codes for the protein MATAKNKKIYRGTGRRKNAIAAVILKPGTGKRTINGRDFKDYFHSEVQNMIANLPFAILGNAEEWDVEVTARGGGIAGQMGAVRLGIARALVANDAEVKPALKKEGLMTRDARAVERKKFGRKKARKHFQFSKR
- a CDS encoding flavodoxin family protein, with translation MAEKKKILVMVASPKNERSGTLIPTKAFVQGLEENGDYETEYLFIDRLNIKPCRGCLSCWGRPDGSCFIKDDDIPMVREKLINSDIVIWSFPLFLFGIPGQMKVLMDRIVGMVHPYMGQKLKDGANALNSHLHGLQFQKEGQKIILLSSCAWMDIDVVYEPIRKQFDIILGHEGYTLIACPQMRALDHRGGPRRLNMLREKYRKGGEELAKTGSLSQEAIDLMQKPIFSDDAYVTLVTEFVTHMFDRDDNF
- a CDS encoding glycosyl hydrolase, with product MKITKFAWMFGLAAAVSASAAVSATPVTEGATEGAQKLYNFLAMNYGVKTVSGVMTGDVSSATVKELPDVISFQEHTGKLPALVGFDFLFATGVKASDSWYQSYTQMALDAAKDLWSQGGIPAFTWHWKDPSDQIDAFYTKSGNDKEYTEFDFTKGFADPACTANCTWNKESETYKQLVSDIDEIADMFLGLQEAGVAAIFRPLHEASGKWFWWGTKGGAAFQALYNLVYDEMVGVKGVKNLVWVWNPEYTSDKDWNPGTAKYDVISLDIYEAWDYTTKYTKAYAELTTNYGTDKILAVSENGSIPDMSAMKAGNTVWSWWMPWYQTWDGKFLDQTVEAVWKANMESPCTIDLESMPGWDKYTVSTTPVAACEAGYKLGDLDTARVIEEVLPGDMATNGWLQVKLAAGSDTAKGNIVILDKNIPDLSTAKTLTMKVYNTNSMSGIWFTVAFLTGAPDWAWAQPDGCWVNAGDSTLCEIDLTTTAKDQVVLEGADYTAFMGNISKVYLEVFAAGFNGTVYYDDVTVDGSILINNFDKKQTIKVEQGSNLTATVIPPGTDAVKTVAASAAKFGIQGNTISLSTAKAGMVSVDVFGLNGKRVATLYKGNLAAGSYAFSLENMPKGSYIVRVKGAGIAATKPVLVK
- a CDS encoding T9SS type A sorting domain-containing protein translates to MKKLSFAALCGAFLLGGTAFAAPGLTVSGTDLLYNGKKIFFSGTNLAWSDYNSDVGASPLNENAWRKAVEGTRAAGGNAIRWWLFNNMSQSPEIDQTTHLVSGLKENTINNMKKALDIAEEYGVMVSMCLFSHNLMEPNQWGLYDEKLDITANTNLFEDEGTQAFIDNALIPVVKAIGNHKALMTWEVFNEPEGMTSECSGWTTKKMALSKIQAFTNKVAAAIHTENPELLVSTGSVNIQYQKYWNDAALVAAGGKANGTLDFFQTHYYPYWQNDAVSPFVNTAAQMASKYGYDSKPMIIGEFPASGWKGDTYTTSMAAKTQISTEECYRKAFDGGYAGALAWQYIGDKTESNFGGYTYTIDPALDAMKALAATEEASIKIKDVAISQEGGDGKMSVTYGGDNAQIEYQKTWDLSKASTFTFEVTNKGASDAQLHLIFKLTSAWTWTPVNDDAGACVVPAGESTVCSFDISSFADRNQTLSVVIANYAAGYTGTLLYDNFKAGDQVLWDFNEDKYDAFSRGFENTEEMIPEIKIVFGESSVGIEPRAAAVKAGATLGIAGNTISLVTAKAGDVSVDVYGMNGRRIATLFHGALAQGSYAFSLENMPKGMYIVRVKGAGITATQPVLVK
- a CDS encoding glycosyl hydrolase is translated as MEFRSFAAIAAFSVAVSAFAAPTVYEAEAQPGVNAGDVSADSTGAKFVTKSSGTEFTFTVKVEETAMYDITTKVLIKQYDWTTSKILVNGVEAGSMLTTPRNCDSSYVVAASAKMRAGENTITVGNGAIGVDYITVERHPDPVFNISALPVTPNASESAKKVKTFLRDNFMKKTVSGMMISDQNFNYDYGNMKLLKAGECTPADSCKFSDEEVSWKGQTDIAEFYKRSGHYPAVGGFDMLFAAGGHHEEGWFRGYTENNLVMTEQLWELGGIPTYTWHWKVGEDTIFYTQQEGYRNAGCTEGVTKTADNNTCFNYTKAFKDSTCKEIDATSQVYKDIVADVDIVSGYFKELEEKGIAVVWRPLHEASGGWFWWGTASPECYVHLYRLVFDRMVNTNKLTNLIWVWNINTDPKYGYDYSALNAEWYPGDEYVDIVAVDIYDPLLNHNSAANYFNKIVSDVGTKKLIALSENGAIPDIDSIAEDKAYWSYWMTWSQTWSGNFLEKTPADMWKRNLDDERIIALDDMPGWGNVVADTSSEGAIVAPTAIPVAKYAGVSDKLNIRLSGNTLEIDVSGNTTASIALFDMLGHKVATLVQGNVPAGSTQFDLQGIASGNYVVRARIGGANYAQKIRVK